A region of the Saccharomyces eubayanus strain FM1318 chromosome V, whole genome shotgun sequence genome:
atgaaattaaagtcattttcatttgtGTCCAGTAAGTTTAGACCGAAATCCGTTCCTTGACCTTCCCCTATACCAATATTACCGAGTTTCATCTCTTGAGGCTGTGAATTTTGGTGTTCAGTAGTACTGGCTTGGTGAGGCCCCAAAGTTGTACCGATATTGGATGCAGGCTGAACCGATGCACTATCACTGTTACCtttatttgaagatgtGGTATTAACAAGGTTCgaattttcatttggtgTCCCATTAGTTGACGTGAATATCTGATTTGGAAGCATCAAAGGATTCGGATTTTTGACGTTCTCAAACTCACATACTTGATTAGTGTTATTTGGTGTCTTTGTCCCCTCTGGAGTAAAAGCATTATGACTACCTTTATTGCTCCTTAGATCCTTAGCCATCTGTGCTTCCAGAGAGTTTGCAGTCGGCAATTCTTGTGGTATAATATTGTTCTGTGATGGGATTATTATTGAGCTCTTTAATGTAATATTCAAGTTAGTAGTTGAGAACCCTTGCGGAGGCTTTATGACCGCACTTCCTGTTGGCTTAgaatttctttgcttttgagCATCACCAGATGGAGACGTTGATATGTTTAAAGGAGATGATGCTGAGACTTTCGAGTTCACTGCTCTTTTGGGCCCACCTTTCGTCACAATTTTCCCATTGTCTGGATCAAAACAGGACTCGGTGACCGATGATAATGGACTGGATACAGCCGGCTTGTTAAAACTTCCTAGATTTACATTAGAAAAAGGTAGGGGATTTGTGCTTCTACTTGGTGGAGCCGAATGAATGTTTGGGGTAGTGTTATTCGAACGCGTCCTGAACATATCGTTTGCGTCTTTGGCAGTATTGTCATTTAAAGTAACGGACGGGGTAGATTTCCTTCTTGAAACTCTACTATTAGGAGGACTGCGCTTTTTACCTGAGATTCCGTTATTGCTATTGCTCTTATTTGTTGACTGGGTCGATTCTACTGAGAATGCCGACGTCGATGccttttttgtatttttccttgCTTTTGCTGGTTGCTTGGCGACTATGGTAGAAGGAGAGACAGCACTCATTAAGGGGCTGACTTTCTTATTCGAGTACGCGTCTTCATCTCCAAATACCATAGCCTGGTTGCGGTGAGTAGCAGCCATGTCGGATTTTGGAGTCTTATTAAGTCTTGAATTTACCATAGCAGGCTCGCTTGTTGTGGAGCCTGGCGTGGTAATATTCGGCGACGCAGCGTTTGCAGATCCTGCAGAAACTGCTGTTGCAGTAATCTTTCGTCTCTTTCTAGTGCCTGTGccatttgttgttttcccCTTAGCTTTGGAAGTCGCGGACCTGCTTCTTGTGGATTTTGGCATTGCCACATTAATGGGTTTATCAGTTGATGACGAATGcatattttttaagtttttaGGTAGGTTCACCGGAGATTTGTTATTACTTGTGGTATTTGTGGTATTATTGTTACACGGAATCCCCGCTGAATTCTCTGTCGAGGGTTGCATTGGATAGTTATAAACTGGCCAGCCAGTAACGTTTTGGTTTCGATTCTGGATTGATGCTGTGTTAGAAAAATCACTGGAAGGCGGTGCGGCTGCAGTCACCGTTGTTGCTCCAGTTGCAAGATTTGTATTGCTGTATGGCGGAATCGGAAAACTATTGACGATAGGATTGCCCACCATTGGAATCGGCATAGGATTGACATTAACATTCTGCATTGAAGCTGCAGGAGACATGGAGTTCCCCAGCATCATTGCGGCCAAGTGCATGGGATCTACCTCTTCGTTAATATATTCTCCTCTTCGTTCTGCGTCGTGTTGTAATCTTGCCGCATGGACAGCCAAGCTTCTGTAGATTTGTTCCTGTCTTTGTTCCTGGAGAACAAGCTGGTAGTATTGCTGAGCAGACTCTGAACCACCCCTGGAAGAGCtagtattgaaaatatccCAGAAAATCTGCCACcattcaaacaaaaagccTTGGGGCGCGTCTACTACCTCTAGCATCGGACTTTGGCCGGGTGTTTTGTCTTTATAATTGTTCCTGCCCAATTGTTCGTCATTCGTATCTCTGTTTAGTTGCGCATCCTGGGCAAACGCAGCAGCTgtgttttttaaagatgaTTTCGAAAGGAAATCGAATATGTATTGATTAAGCGCTTTCTTACTGTTCGTCCTTTCTCTGAAACCTGGACTATCTGATATAACCTGATCTCTCCactgttgctgttgttgctgttgttgctgctgttgctgctgctgttgctgctgttgctcGCTATTCGTCGCCATTGGAATGTTATTCTGCAAGCCGTGTCGATAATGGTTTGACGAGTATGGTGTGTCGGCGGGAGGAATTGAATCTGGATATGAACTGTTCGCTTTAAAACTCATTCTACCAAGGAATCCGTTTTCTCTTCTATAATACCTATGAATGTCCTCGtgtttgttttcaatatccTTCTATGGCTTACTAACGTCCACTCGCCGTGTATTTCGCGACAAAACCGTATCCAAACGAAAACACTGAAACAGGAGCAAAATGCGATGAGCCTCTCGGTCTATAACTGTTTATCCTATACTGTAATTGGGTAGAGATCTGACTCTTTTCTGCTCCATCGTGGTTCCATTCTTTCTTCGTTGTGTTCCCACTCTTTCGGACCTTCGTAAAAGAGTCCGAAGCCGGAAGGCGCGTTTTCATGCATTATACACTCTCTGACCCACAATGGACCCTGCGGAGTTGATCTTGGACCCTGTTTGCATTTGGTATTGCTCTGTATGCATGCAGGCGTGTGCACACGCCTTCCTGCATGCATTACACGCCTCATAATGCTCTTCTCAAGGACCGACTCTGATTGAGGTATTTTCTCTCCTTGATCGATGACTTAAACGAATATTTGGACTGCAAATTGAAGATTGTAACATTCTTGTGTCAAGAATGTTCAAGGGGGTGATGAAGTGAAGCTCACGTACAACATACCGAAATCATATATACTACATAATGGAGAGTTGTATATGTTACTATCAAAAGATACTAGACCGTCCCCACCGGGCAGAGCATCATGGACAGGACACATGGCGGGGTTCTCGTCAGAACCAGGAACAAAGCAACCTGACATGCTTTCGTTTACGCGAGCACTAACGCGAGCTCCAGCTGTTGTTACTGGTCATGTAGACCTATCCAGAGCGCTTGCTGCCTGAATAGGAGCTGCTTATGCTACTTGTACATCTCTTTCGCGCTCTGCCCTTCGAGGTGGACGCCAAGAGAATCGTTTTGCCAATGTGATCGGCGCCGAGTGAGTGCGGTGATCATCTTCGCAAAGGAACCTCAGGTTGACTCAAcataacaaagaaagatttacGTCTTATACATAAACAAATAGTAAAGAGTAAAGACGGATGTGCGCGATCGACGATAAGgtaaatatacatatattctttaaataaaaaataatgaaggAAGGGGGCTGATAAAAATGCAAGAAGCTATTTATCAAATAGAGAGGGAGAWAAAAGGTATATAATTTATAAGTAATCAAGCGATGACAGCAGCTAATACCGGGTTCTGGGCAACAATTCCATTGTAAGTAGTGTTCAGATACTTCAATAGTTCAACGACTTTGTGTTTCATCTCTTCAGTTTGAAATTGCTTCAATCTTTccatattttcttctctgcCTAGAGTAGATTCCTTTTCTAGTTTAACtctatcattttctttagtgAACACAACGCTGAAAATCTCAATGATCCTTGGGGTCTCGTTTGTGACAACAGGGTTATTTTCCTGATATAGTTTCATGATCAATTCGAAAATTGGAttgtattcttcaaaaccaGTGTGCAATGGCAAATGTGCCAATAATGCTGGAACGGTTTGTTCCAATGGAACCAAAGCACTGTTCTTCAAAGCCATTCTGGCAACACATCCACTTGCGTTCGCGTATGCTCTGTCAATGATTTCTCTAGTGGCTTCGTCGTCTTCAGCAGCTAGAGCCTTTTGGTCGGCAGCATTCAACAATTCGTAAAGCGCCTTCAAAACGGGTTCATAAATGGCAGAAATATCCATTGATGCATATTCACATAATAAACCAACACCATAAGCAGCGTTACCTCTAACTTCCAGAGATTTGTCTGTTGTCAATCTGATAACTAGAGCTTCTAGCATTTCATGGACAAATGgattttgttctttcatACCCAAAGCCAATTCAGAGGCGGCACCAACAGCAGAAGATCTCTTGTTCTTAGACTTGGATTGGAACAACCCAAAAACAACTGGTCTGAAATTGTCAAAGACCTTGGCAAAATCACCAGCCAAAGCTTGGGATAAACTGACAAGAACTTCCAAGGCAACATCTTGTAAAGTGGCTTCAGTTTCAGAGGCATCTAATTCTTCGTCTCTTGGTACGTCCTCTTCAATGTCAATGGTTTGACAGGTATGAGTGCCCTTCAAGACGCTTAGAACTTGTAGACACAAAGCTTCTAACATGGAAGAGTCACCGTTATCCATGATAATGATACTACCAAATTGTTTGATCATATTGGCAAAGTCTTCCATAACAGTAATAACCATTGAGGTTTCAAATTCGTCACTTAGGTTACCCATAGAAGTTTCTCTAGCAGCTTGAATAACAGCTAAAACATCTGCACTTACGTATGAAGAAGCTGGGATACCCTTTGGATAGTTTTCTGGGTCAACTTTAGAAGCCAATAAGACAGACTTAACGACATTCCAGATGGTATTCAAAGCAGTTTCTCTCAAACCGTATGATTCATCGACTTGTTCGTTCAAAACCTTCAAGGATTGTTCAACGTATGGTAAAAAGTGTTCCTTAGTACCTAACGCCAATTCAGATAGAGCTGCAGAGGCaacttctttttcataGGAAATACCAGTGTTAACAGTGAATTTATTTTGTAATTCCTCTTCATTGGCGGAATCGGCAAATGCTGCCAAATCTTCAGCATCACCGTCGAAGTTGAATTGATATTCATCTAATTCTAAtgtcttgaaaatttcCGGTAAAATGGTTTTCAAGAAAGGAGCAAAATTTTCACCGTAGACCTTAGCCAGGTTCGCAATAAACGCATAACCGGATTCTCTTAATCTAGCAGAATCTGTCTTAATAGCCTCATAAGCAGAGTTAACTAAAGGTTCAGCGAATTCAGCAAACGCATCTGATCTAACTGCTCTAGCCATGGtagaaatattttcaaatgtGTTAGCTCTTAATTCAATATCATCTTCACTCATACCTTCAATTTGGGAACAGttttgaatgaatttttctAGATAGTGAACACTGGTCTTGAAGTATGGAATGAAAGCAGAACCAGCAGCGAAGGCAGCAGAACCTATGGCAGAAACAACAGCACATCTTAATTTGGATGATTCGTTACTTTCCAACATGTAAAATAACTTGTTCATCAATGGTTCCAAATATTTAGCAATGGCGTCGTAGGCAATGAATTCAAGTAGACCATCTAAGGCGACAGTCGCATAGTTGTAAATAACGATGTTTTTAGCAGAATCAATGATATCAATAATCAATGGTAAGTATTCTTCGTGGAATTTGGCAACTTCATCCTGCAAATCAGTAGTCAATTGATGAATACATTTCAAAGCAGCTAGTTTAACAATCGGTTCGTTGTCCTTCAAACCATTAATAGTGGCGGGAATGATTTTATCGAATTGAGACAAAATGTAGTCTGGAGAACCAGTAACAGCAACTGAGATAGCTAAAAGGATAgctcttctttcaaaaacgtTTGCAGATTGTAGCATAGCTGAGATGTGTTCAACAATAACAGAAGCAACCTGAGATGGTGGCAATTCAGATGACGCAAAAGCCAACAATCTGATAGCGGAAGATGATGGAgtgttttcttcgttttccCCAGtttcgtcttcattgtTTAATTCATCTTCAACATCGATCTCTTCACATGCGACCTTCAAAGCAGCCATGGTAATTTCTGGGCCCAGCTTACTTTGAGACACCTTGGATTTTCTATAggacaaagaagaaataatgaATTGAAGAGCAAAAACTCTGACGtcttcatcaatttcaGTGTTAACGGAAATTTGTAAAGACAACTTGACAAGATCAATAATGAAATTACCGGTCAATTGGGAATCCAATAGCAGGAAATCATTTAAACAGTTGAAAATCAGTTTAGCGTTCATGGTGTCATCAGCTTTAATGACGGCATCTAAGACGCTGACCACGGAAGGAATCAAAGCAGCAAACTTTTGAGCTTGGGTGGGGTTGATAGTCTCTTGTTCCTCAATTAACGCAGAGACGTGGTTCAAAGCTTGAGCTGATAATGACCTGATTTCCAAGGAAGCGGGATCATTAATGGTCTGTGAGAACAAAGTCAAGAAGTCATCAACGTATCCAGTTAGAGAAGAGGTGAAATCTTCcagcaaagaaaacaagataaaaatGGCAGTTTGTCTTGTTTGAACGTCTTCACCAGATGCTGCTTGAATCAAGCTTGGAACTAAATCTGGCCATTTGTTTCCATCCAATTCTTCAGTACCAATAGAAGCGATTACTCGAGCATTGGAATGACGAACGTTTTCCTTTGGTTCACTGAATGCAGTTTGTAGAAGGGAGGCCTTGATAGAAGTTCTTGTGGGTTCATCAATGGCGTTCCAGTGCTTAGAAACTAGTTTTCTGGCTTCAACACCAGCTAATTGTTTCAATGAATCGTTTGCACCATTTTGCAGAATGTGAATCAAAGCTGGCAAGGTTGTAGGCTGAGTGTAAAACTGGCCTTGCAAAGTTTTTGTAGCTTCCTTCAAGCCTGTACCAGAAGTGATGGCGTTCAAAGTCTGCTCAAGTTGActtagaaaattttgatccattatattattgattttgaaatatatttttctgCTTCCTCAGTTTTATGCTCCTATGATAGGATTTTGGTAATATACAGAAACGAGAAGAAGGATCCTTGCAGGGTCTTGcctatttctttttgtttgttgGATAAAAAAGCAGTAAGGATAACAAATGGAACACATAGAGCGAAGGATCTGTGGATAAGTACATGtctcttgattttttttttttttcaacctcatctcatcgccgtttttcttccatCATATGACacgaaaagaagagagacCATCGTAGTGAAAGATAATTGGGTTGATTAGTAAAGATAATtctaaacaagaaaagaatgcTGATATTAATTGCGTTGTGATGAATCAAAAAGACCGAAGATTCGTATTTTGGGAAGCCAAAGTGTAGCCGAAAATGGAATGATTATACAAACatgtgaaaaaattacaaaaaacagaaaagaaaaaaatgatgtagtaataaaataaaaaaatattgatacATAGTGAACTGAAATTTATGCATTTGCTCTtaaatctttttcaatgtcGTCTAATTTGGAATCAATGTTTTCGATGGTGATACCGATTAGGTTCCTGTATTTATCTAATTTCACCGACGAATTTACTTTACTCCTGGCTTCACTTATTTTCAGCGTTGTCATCCGTCTTTTGAATTGTAAGAATGTCAGTTCAGTGGCTAGCTCTAACATTTCGTTTTTATCATATGAATGTTGCTTGTCCTTAGAAAATTTAGTTTTCACTTCGGTATTATTGGGCGAAGAAGAGCTCGACTTCGAAATTGGACTTGtgtctttattttcttgattttccGGATGTGATTGTGAATTGGGATCTACGTCAACCTTCGATTCTTCATCTTGAACAATTGTTGCCAGTTTTAAAGCCTGTGACTTCTCCAAACTCTGAATAAAATTCTGCTTTTTCGAATTCAATTCTGAAGAGGTTTCTTTGATTCTAGACTGTAAATCTGATATCGAATCTATGGAAACTTTCGTTGACACGGAATTGAAAGCATCCTTTATTTGATGTGATATTGTGGTCAATCTTTGATGATTATTAGATATAGAGGATTCGGCTTTAACTATTTCACTGTCTAGATTCTTGATATCCTCACCCATTAATCTTTGAATCGAAGTAACCTTTGCATTTAATTTGTCAATTTGTTGCGCAAGTGGTTTGGAATACTTTCTCAACGGAGATGTTTGTATGGGTAATAATGTGGAAGGCGAGTCTAATGATGGCAAAgcgttttcttttatacTTGGAGActcccttttctttttattttgattcTCTTGTCCATGTTCTTTCTCCTTCTCACTTGATGATGACTGTGATCTTTTTCTGTATAGGACGGGGGAGTTTTCAAGAATCTTGGATGGTGTAGACTTGATATCTTTAATAACTGAAGAAGTGACAAAAGAATTGAGATTTGACAGGTCGTCCATTATAGTGTTAATGTTTGTTGAATTTGGTTGGTTGGAATGTAAATAATGACTTTCACTTATTTCTGAGTCTTGTTTGATTACAGTAACATTTATAGCaggattttctttatcatgGTGTTGGGTTTTAATGATTTTGGGAATTTTGATGTTGTTCTGTCGTTGTGGTGGCTCCTGTGGCTGATGCTGtagttgctgttgctgctgctgctgttgctgctgttgctgctgttgctgctgttgctgctgttgctgctgttgctgctgttgctgctgttgctgttgctgttgctgttgttgctgatAATTGTGCTTCTGGGAAAATTCTCGAGCTTCTTTTTGATCGGTTTTAGTATCGTTATCGTTAGTCGCGTTGGTAGTTGAGTGGAATTTATTGATTATTGATGCAGGAGACTCATTATCTAAGTTCAAAATATCTGTTGAGGCCCCAAGATATACTAGTCTGTTATAGATTTCGAAGTTCAAATTTAAAGCAGATAAGTGCAATGGAGTGTTCCCTATGTTATCTTGATAGTTTAAACAGATCTTCAATAAATTGTAATCTTGTTGGCCCAGGCTTAATATGATTGAATCCATATAGGATTTTATTATCATGGGATTTTTAGATTTATTAACGCTCAATTCAATCAAATAATGAAACGGCAATCTTCCATTTGCATCCGGAGTTATTAGACAGATCTTCAAGATAGAGATTATTTCATCAAATGCGGTTTCCTTATAACAATTATTGTAGAAAATCGATTTTGTGATGCAGTTGAAACCTAGTTTATTGCATTGTAATGCGTTGGCATTTAAAGTTATCAGCATCTTTATTAGAGGAATATTGGCCATAGCCGTAGCCCAATGTAGAGGAGTATGGCCTTGGTCATCAATCTCGAAATttatattgaaatttttgggTGTTGGATACAAAGTAGCCAACAATGCTTGGTCAACATCGGAAGATCTTTCTGACgataatattttcaatatcgCCTCCTTGTATTCCTGGTCTGacattttgttttccattttattttgggATGAATGGTTTCCTGCACTAAATGGTGTCATTGAGCGTGAGGACACATTCATACTGTTATCATTTTcgtttgaagaaaagacttCAATAGAGGAGCCGTTGGATACTACggtgttgttgttgttaccATTATTGTCACTGTATTCGTTATGATGGTCATTCGGATTTTGAAATGATTGCCATAGTAAAGGCTGTTTCATTGACTTAAAGTGTCTCTGTATTTTCTCTtggttgaaaaattgttgTTCATTGGTTtgattcaatttttttcttttctttttgctaTTACCGTTTGTGTTAGAGTCTATCATCGAGTGATTAAAGTTATTTGTCATATATTCGTTATGCTGTTGTTGATTTTGCAGGGGTCCATCTGGTACTATTATCAAATTGTtattgctgttgctgttgctattttcattgttatGATTATAAgtgttgttttcaatacTATTAGTCTTGTTCGTAatcatatttttgttttgtaagTTTGTTGGAATAGGGAAAAACTGCAAAGGTTTTTGAGTAGCGGAATAATTGTTACTAAAAGAGCTTTCGTGAATaggtttttgttgttgaatAATGGTAGATTGgttgctattattattggtaATATTACTTATTAAGCTGTGTCTAGTGtcattgttgaaa
Encoded here:
- a CDS encoding FLO8-like protein, whose translation is MSFKANSSYPDSIPPADTPYSSNHYRHGLQNNIPMATNSEQQQQQQQQQQQQQQQQQQWRDQVISDSPGFRERTNSKKALNQYIFDFLSKSSLKNTAAAFAQDAQLNRDTNDEQLGRNNYKDKTPGQSPMLEVVDAPQGFLFEWWQIFWDIFNTSSSRGGSESAQQYYQLVLQEQRQEQIYRSLAVHAARLQHDAERRGEYINEEVDPMHLAAMMLGNSMSPAASMQNVNVNPMPIPMVGNPIVNSFPIPPYSNTNLATGATTVTAAAPPSSDFSNTASIQNRNQNVTGWPVYNYPMQPSTENSAGIPCNNNTTNTTSNNKSPVNLPKNLKNMHSSSTDKPINVAMPKSTRSRSATSKAKGKTTNGTGTRKRRKITATAVSAGSANAASPNITTPGSTTSEPAMVNSRLNKTPKSDMAATHRNQAMVFGDEDAYSNKKVSPLMSAVSPSTIVAKQPAKARKNTKKASTSAFSVESTQSTNKSNSNNGISGKKRSPPNSRVSRRKSTPSVTLNDNTAKDANDMFRTRSNNTTPNIHSAPPSRSTNPLPFSNVNLGSFNKPAVSSPLSSVTESCFDPDNGKIVTKGGPKRAVNSKVSASSPLNISTSPSGDAQKQRNSKPTGSAVIKPPQGFSTTNLNITLKSSIIIPSQNNIIPQELPTANSLEAQMAKDLRSNKGSHNAFTPEGTKTPNNTNQVCEFENVKNPNPLMLPNQIFTSTNGTPNENSNLVNTTSSNKGNSDSASVQPASNIGTTLGPHQASTTEHQNSQPQEMKLGNIGIGEGQGTDFGLNLLDTNENDFNFINWEG
- the SWI4 gene encoding SBF complex DNA-binding subunit SWI4 codes for the protein MPFDALLSSQKDSVNSQNITPISKSVLLAPHSNQPIIEIATYSETDVYECYIRGFETKIVMRRTKDDWINITQVFKIAQFSKTKRTKILEKESNDMQHEKVQGGYGRFQGTWIPLDSAKFLVNKYEIIDPVVNSILTFKFDPNNPPPKRSKNSILRKTSPGTKITSPSSYNKTPRKKNNSASTSTTTTTTSKKGKKIVSVNQPNPSPLQNLVFQTPQQFQTNPSISIITSHDNNTMMNFNNDTRHSLISNITNNNSNQSTIIQQQKPIHESSFSNNYSATQKPLQFFPIPTNLQNKNMITNKTNSIENNTYNHNNENSNSNSNNNLIIVPDGPLQNQQQHNEYMTNNFNHSMIDSNTNGNSKKKRKKLNQTNEQQFFNQEKIQRHFKSMKQPLLWQSFQNPNDHHNEYSDNNGNNNNTVVSNGSSIEVFSSNENDNSMNVSSRSMTPFSAGNHSSQNKMENKMSDQEYKEAILKILSSERSSDVDQALLATLYPTPKNFNINFEIDDQGHTPLHWATAMANIPLIKMLITLNANALQCNKLGFNCITKSIFYNNCYKETAFDEIISILKICLITPDANGRLPFHYLIELSVNKSKNPMIIKSYMDSIILSLGQQDYNLLKICLNYQDNIGNTPLHLSALNLNFEIYNRLVYLGASTDILNLDNESPASIINKFHSTTNATNDNDTKTDQKEAREFSQKHNYQQQQQQQQQQQQQQQQQQQQQQQQQQQQQQQQQQQQQLQHQPQEPPQRQNNIKIPKIIKTQHHDKENPAINVTVIKQDSEISESHYLHSNQPNSTNINTIMDDLSNLNSFVTSSVIKDIKSTPSKILENSPVLYRKRSQSSSSEKEKEHGQENQNKKKRESPSIKENALPSLDSPSTLLPIQTSPLRKYSKPLAQQIDKLNAKVTSIQRLMGEDIKNLDSEIVKAESSISNNHQRLTTISHQIKDAFNSVSTKVSIDSISDLQSRIKETSSELNSKKQNFIQSLEKSQALKLATIVQDEESKVDVDPNSQSHPENQENKDTSPISKSSSSSPNNTEVKTKFSKDKQHSYDKNEMLELATELTFLQFKRRMTTLKISEARSKVNSSVKLDKYRNLIGITIENIDSKLDDIEKDLRANA
- the KAP123 gene encoding karyopherin KAP123; translation: MDQNFLSQLEQTLNAITSGTGLKEATKTLQGQFYTQPTTLPALIHILQNGANDSLKQLAGVEARKLVSKHWNAIDEPTRTSIKASLLQTAFSEPKENVRHSNARVIASIGTEELDGNKWPDLVPSLIQAASGEDVQTRQTAIFILFSLLEDFTSSLTGYVDDFLTLFSQTINDPASLEIRSLSAQALNHVSALIEEQETINPTQAQKFAALIPSVVSVLDAVIKADDTMNAKLIFNCLNDFLLLDSQLTGNFIIDLVKLSLQISVNTEIDEDVRVFALQFIISSLSYRKSKVSQSKLGPEITMAALKVACEEIDVEDELNNEDETGENEENTPSSSAIRLLAFASSELPPSQVASVIVEHISAMLQSANVFERRAILLAISVAVTGSPDYILSQFDKIIPATINGLKDNEPIVKLAALKCIHQLTTDLQDEVAKFHEEYLPLIIDIIDSAKNIVIYNYATVALDGLLEFIAYDAIAKYLEPLMNKLFYMLESNESSKLRCAVVSAIGSAAFAAGSAFIPYFKTSVHYLEKFIQNCSQIEGMSEDDIELRANTFENISTMARAVRSDAFAEFAEPLVNSAYEAIKTDSARLRESGYAFIANLAKVYGENFAPFLKTILPEIFKTLELDEYQFNFDGDAEDLAAFADSANEEELQNKFTVNTGISYEKEVASAALSELALGTKEHFLPYVEQSLKVLNEQVDESYGLRETALNTIWNVVKSVLLASKVDPENYPKGIPASSYVSADVLAVIQAARETSMGNLSDEFETSMVITVMEDFANMIKQFGSIIIMDNGDSSMLEALCLQVLSVLKGTHTCQTIDIEEDVPRDEELDASETEATLQDVALEVLVSLSQALAGDFAKVFDNFRPVVFGLFQSKSKNKRSSAVGAASELALGMKEQNPFVHEMLEALVIRLTTDKSLEVRGNAAYGVGLLCEYASMDISAIYEPVLKALYELLNAADQKALAAEDDEATREIIDRAYANASGCVARMALKNSALVPLEQTVPALLAHLPLHTGFEEYNPIFELIMKLYQENNPVVTNETPRIIEIFSVVFTKENDRVKLEKESTLGREENMERLKQFQTEEMKHKVVELLKYLNTTYNGIVAQNPVLAAVIA